In the genome of Aureimonas sp. OT7, one region contains:
- a CDS encoding amidohydrolase, producing the protein MIGKTLIALVVTFSLTAARAQAQGNVGADLIVINAKIFTGNRAQPEASALAVKEGRIYSVGSDADILDLTNSETDVIDARSRRLIPGIIDAHTHVLNDLAYNYNVRWDGVPTLSRALCMLSEQAERTPEGQWVKVIGGWSPYQFEENRFPTLDELRKAVPDHPMIVQYAYNRAFLNRQAMQELGVGTDRFPQLPDVEFEMDDHGNPTGVVHGYTWLFLALEAMVPQPSFDEQVSSITYSTHGLNRVGVTSAIDNGGRWPYPEAQARVNVLARDNRLNVRMPFVDLQLGEGGPVNMVDLEIEAITKTAPVSPGQNLHPTLTHGHVYRGAGEVLSADVHDHENFDHPAVIIDPETMRRFVVEDVAKLIERRIPFRMHASYNENITPFLDALETVNETTPIDGLRWSLEHAETISPENIDRVKNLGGAIALDAKMALHADGFVETYSREKALETPRLRALVDSGIPLAMTTDAFRAATFNPWVGISWMVSGKSVSGSEVLAEHNKLSRAEALELFTKGAAWFMNAETELGAIAPGHLADFAILDRDYFTVPEDEIRSITSVLTVMDGRVVFGAQEYADLKPELPAPLPEWSPVRYFGTYFGEK; encoded by the coding sequence ATGATCGGAAAAACACTTATTGCGCTTGTCGTGACGTTCTCGCTCACCGCGGCTCGGGCACAAGCTCAGGGTAATGTCGGCGCCGACCTGATCGTGATCAACGCAAAAATCTTCACGGGCAACCGGGCGCAGCCCGAAGCTTCGGCCTTGGCCGTCAAGGAAGGCCGCATCTATTCTGTAGGCTCTGATGCGGACATTCTCGATCTTACGAATTCCGAGACCGACGTGATCGATGCGCGAAGCCGCAGGCTCATACCCGGCATCATTGATGCGCATACCCACGTCCTCAACGACTTGGCCTACAATTATAATGTGAGATGGGACGGAGTGCCGACGTTGAGTCGTGCCTTGTGCATGCTGAGCGAGCAGGCAGAGCGCACACCGGAAGGCCAGTGGGTCAAGGTGATCGGAGGCTGGTCTCCCTATCAGTTCGAAGAGAACCGCTTCCCCACGTTGGACGAACTGCGCAAGGCCGTGCCCGATCATCCGATGATCGTGCAATATGCTTATAACCGCGCCTTCCTGAACCGGCAGGCAATGCAGGAGCTCGGCGTGGGCACCGATCGGTTCCCGCAATTGCCGGATGTCGAATTCGAGATGGACGACCACGGCAATCCCACCGGCGTCGTCCACGGCTATACATGGCTGTTTCTCGCCCTGGAGGCCATGGTGCCGCAGCCGAGCTTCGACGAACAGGTAAGTTCAATCACCTACAGCACTCACGGTCTGAACCGTGTCGGCGTGACCTCTGCAATCGATAATGGCGGAAGGTGGCCCTACCCCGAGGCCCAGGCGCGAGTGAATGTGCTTGCGCGAGACAACCGCCTCAACGTGCGCATGCCCTTCGTAGACTTGCAGCTCGGCGAAGGCGGACCGGTCAACATGGTCGATCTCGAAATCGAGGCGATCACGAAAACCGCGCCGGTCAGCCCCGGCCAGAACCTGCATCCCACCCTGACGCATGGCCATGTCTATCGTGGGGCCGGAGAGGTTCTAAGCGCGGACGTACACGATCACGAGAACTTCGATCATCCCGCGGTCATCATCGACCCGGAGACGATGCGGCGCTTCGTCGTAGAGGACGTGGCAAAGCTGATCGAGCGGCGCATCCCGTTTCGCATGCATGCCAGCTATAACGAGAACATCACTCCGTTTCTCGACGCTTTGGAGACGGTGAACGAAACGACCCCGATCGATGGCCTGCGCTGGAGCCTCGAGCACGCGGAAACCATCAGCCCGGAGAACATCGACCGGGTGAAAAATCTCGGGGGCGCTATCGCGCTCGACGCCAAGATGGCACTGCACGCCGATGGGTTCGTAGAGACATATAGTCGTGAGAAAGCTTTGGAGACGCCGCGCCTGCGCGCACTTGTGGATAGTGGCATCCCTCTGGCCATGACCACCGACGCATTCCGCGCGGCGACTTTCAATCCATGGGTGGGCATAAGCTGGATGGTATCCGGTAAGTCCGTCTCCGGATCGGAGGTTCTCGCCGAGCATAATAAACTTTCCCGTGCCGAGGCCCTGGAACTGTTCACCAAAGGCGCCGCCTGGTTCATGAACGCAGAAACGGAATTGGGCGCAATCGCCCCTGGCCATCTGGCGGACTTTGCCATCCTAGACCGAGACTATTTCACCGTGCCGGAGGACGAGATCCGTTCCATCACGTCCGTCCTAACCGTCATGGACGGTAGGGTCGTGTTCGGTGCGCAGGAGTATGCCGATCTGAAACCGGAACTGCCAGCACCCCTTCCGGAGTGGTCGCCCGTGAGATACTTCGGAACCTATTTCGGGGAAAAATGA
- a CDS encoding type II toxin-antitoxin system YhaV family toxin encodes MPTINGWTVLAHPLFLDQWEKLIEAVDALKAKKPDDYQKSADAKLLASLVQLVTVNVPSDPTASIYRQGATLGDDRKRWFRAKFGNGRFRLFFRYSSTSKVIIFAWVNDENSLRTYGSKTDAYKVFKGMLDDGNPPDDWDALHKQASDPKAVARREKASPPNP; translated from the coding sequence ATGCCGACAATCAATGGCTGGACCGTCCTCGCACACCCTCTCTTTCTCGATCAATGGGAAAAGCTGATCGAGGCGGTCGATGCGCTCAAAGCGAAGAAACCGGACGATTATCAAAAATCTGCCGATGCCAAGTTGCTCGCGTCCTTGGTCCAGCTCGTCACCGTCAATGTGCCATCGGACCCGACAGCGTCCATCTATCGCCAGGGCGCGACCCTTGGTGATGACCGCAAGCGTTGGTTTCGTGCCAAGTTCGGCAATGGTCGTTTCCGACTCTTTTTCCGCTATAGCAGCACCAGCAAGGTCATCATCTTCGCCTGGGTGAACGACGAAAACAGCTTGCGCACCTACGGCTCCAAAACGGACGCCTACAAGGTCTTCAAAGGGATGCTGGATGACGGCAATCCGCCCGACGATTGGGACGCGCTGCACAAGCAGGCTTCCGATCCCAAGGCCGTTGCACGGCGGGAAAAAGCTTCGCCCCCAAATCCATGA
- a CDS encoding type II toxin-antitoxin system PrlF family antitoxin — protein MGALLKEESTITAKGQTTVPKSVRQALGVDYGGRIAFLIDEQHRVYVQKAEIEETADPVIDRFLEFLARDMAKHPEKSVLPFPQSLLDRAVALTAGMTVDLDAEIEGDVSI, from the coding sequence ATGGGCGCGCTGCTGAAAGAAGAAAGCACGATCACCGCCAAGGGACAGACCACTGTGCCGAAGTCCGTTCGGCAGGCGTTGGGCGTTGACTATGGCGGACGCATTGCCTTTCTCATCGATGAACAGCACCGCGTCTATGTCCAGAAGGCCGAGATTGAAGAAACCGCCGATCCCGTGATCGACCGTTTTCTCGAATTTCTCGCGCGCGACATGGCGAAGCACCCCGAGAAATCTGTTCTTCCGTTCCCGCAGTCCCTGCTCGACCGGGCCGTTGCCCTAACGGCGGGCATGACGGTCGATCTCGATGCCGAGATCGAGGGGGACGTTTCGATCTGA
- a CDS encoding DNA-directed RNA polymerase subunit omega — MTLAAAARSRALGRGAEPRLDPNHASVSDLALHEIAAGMFTRTELAPFLPGEGGRPSLPPPDPDSRLRDGGCEIAVAPASRSRKTVH; from the coding sequence TTGACGCTTGCTGCTGCCGCCCGAAGCCGGGCGCTCGGCCGGGGTGCCGAGCCGCGGCTCGATCCGAACCATGCCAGCGTGAGCGACCTCGCGCTGCATGAGATCGCAGCGGGCATGTTCACGCGAACCGAGCTTGCACCGTTCCTGCCCGGAGAGGGCGGAAGGCCGTCTCTTCCGCCACCCGATCCGGATTCCAGGCTTCGCGACGGCGGTTGCGAAATCGCCGTCGCACCCGCCTCCCGCTCCCGGAAGACGGTTCATTGA
- a CDS encoding SPW repeat protein, which yields MLKSLSSNNRTAFDFVNIVAGLGLLLSPWYLGYATEAYAAWNAWIVGAAVALIAVAALSAFHQVEEWANAALGLWAVIAPWVLGFSAVTFATWAHVIAGLVVAVLAAVSLWFTTNRPLSTA from the coding sequence ATGCTGAAATCTCTGTCTTCCAATAACCGGACAGCGTTCGATTTCGTCAATATCGTCGCCGGTCTCGGTCTGCTGCTGTCGCCCTGGTATCTCGGCTACGCGACTGAAGCCTATGCTGCATGGAATGCCTGGATCGTCGGCGCTGCCGTGGCGCTGATTGCGGTTGCCGCGCTCTCGGCGTTCCATCAGGTCGAGGAATGGGCCAACGCCGCGCTCGGCCTCTGGGCCGTGATCGCTCCGTGGGTCCTCGGCTTTTCTGCCGTCACGTTCGCGACGTGGGCGCATGTGATCGCCGGTCTTGTCGTCGCCGTCCTCGCGGCGGTTAGCCTCTGGTTCACGACAAACCGTCCTCTCTCGACAGCGTAA
- a CDS encoding DegQ family serine endoprotease, with amino-acid sequence MFRNITALRPAIITFCVTLAFAGGLPPVAIGQTAPGIAGELPTLAPVLERVTPAVVNISVVSETPATSNPLYNDPYFRRFFDLPEAPPARQRMSAGSGVIVDAAKGHVLTNHHVVANAREITVTLKDGRHMRAELVGSDQATDIALLKIEGSNLVALEIGDSNRLKVGDYVVAIGNPFGLGQTVTSGIVSALGRSGISNDGYEDFIQTDASINPGNSGGALVTLDGRLIGINTAILTPAGGNIGIGFAVPSNMAVSVMNQLIEHGEVRRGRLGVGIQDLTPDLAEALQLGELRGAVIANIEPGSPAERAGLQVGDVITAVDGHPVQGATDLRNRIGLTPAGSAISLTLKRGDTEQTISVTIAAETGASADLSGTPFDGARMRDASRSEAHQAGADGIVIESILPGSPAARAGLRAGDMIVAVNRSPVSSVADLRSAIAGQRTILALEMIRDGGRLLLVVR; translated from the coding sequence ATGTTCAGGAACATTACAGCCCTGCGTCCAGCCATAATCACGTTCTGCGTAACCCTTGCCTTCGCGGGAGGATTGCCGCCCGTCGCAATCGGACAGACCGCTCCGGGCATTGCAGGAGAGCTTCCCACCCTTGCCCCTGTGCTTGAACGGGTGACGCCGGCCGTCGTCAACATCTCCGTCGTCTCGGAAACGCCCGCGACGTCCAATCCACTCTACAATGATCCGTACTTCCGGCGGTTCTTCGATCTTCCAGAAGCGCCGCCAGCGCGGCAGCGCATGAGCGCCGGTTCAGGCGTGATCGTCGACGCGGCCAAAGGCCATGTGCTCACCAACCATCACGTGGTTGCCAATGCCCGCGAAATCACCGTCACGCTGAAGGATGGGCGCCATATGCGCGCCGAGCTTGTCGGCTCGGACCAGGCAACGGACATCGCCCTTCTTAAAATCGAAGGCAGCAATCTCGTCGCGCTGGAGATCGGCGATTCGAACCGACTCAAGGTCGGCGACTATGTGGTCGCCATCGGCAATCCCTTCGGCCTCGGGCAGACGGTGACCTCCGGCATCGTCAGCGCGCTCGGCCGCAGCGGCATCAGCAATGACGGCTATGAGGATTTCATCCAGACGGACGCTTCCATTAACCCCGGAAACTCCGGCGGCGCCCTGGTGACGCTGGACGGCAGGCTCATCGGCATCAATACGGCGATCCTCACCCCCGCAGGCGGCAACATTGGCATCGGCTTCGCAGTGCCCAGCAACATGGCGGTTTCCGTCATGAACCAGTTGATCGAGCACGGTGAGGTCCGGCGCGGTAGGCTGGGTGTCGGTATCCAGGACCTCACGCCCGACCTCGCGGAGGCGCTCCAGCTCGGGGAACTTCGCGGAGCGGTAATAGCCAATATCGAACCCGGCTCGCCGGCCGAACGAGCCGGACTGCAAGTCGGCGATGTGATCACCGCCGTCGACGGGCACCCCGTTCAGGGCGCGACCGACCTCAGAAACCGCATCGGCCTCACCCCTGCCGGCAGCGCAATCAGCCTGACGCTCAAACGTGGTGATACCGAGCAGACCATTAGCGTTACGATCGCTGCGGAGACTGGCGCATCTGCTGACTTATCCGGAACGCCGTTCGATGGCGCCCGGATGCGGGATGCTTCCCGGTCCGAGGCACATCAAGCCGGAGCCGATGGCATCGTGATCGAGAGCATCCTTCCCGGCAGTCCGGCAGCACGGGCCGGCCTTCGAGCGGGCGACATGATCGTGGCGGTCAACCGATCGCCGGTTTCGTCCGTGGCGGATTTGCGCAGCGCGATCGCAGGCCAGCGCACGATACTGGCGCTGGAGATGATCCGCGACGGCGGCAGACTTCTTCTGGTCGTGAGATAA
- the ftsH gene encoding ATP-dependent zinc metalloprotease FtsH, translating into MEMNKKTQFNIWYWIAAFFIMLAFQYLFTTATQVAQIPYSQFETYLDQNRIAEVAVSDRFIQGRFTEPVDGRPMFVTTRVEPDLARRLQEHGVVVTGQIESTFLRDLLSWVLPVALFVGIWMFMLRRMGGGLGGGLMQIGKSKAKVYVQSDTGVTFADVAGVDEAKDELKEIVDFLKDPQGYGRLGGRMPKGILLVGPPGTGKTLLARAVAGEAGVPFFSISGSEFVEMFVGVGAARVRDLFEQARAKAPAIIFIDELDALGRARGIGPMAGGHDEKEQTLNQLLVELDGFDSSTGLVLLAATNRPEILDPALLRAGRFDRQVLVDRPDKAGRVQILNVHLKKARLAPDVEPEKIAALTPGFTGADLANLVNEATLLATRRKADAVTMDDFNNAVERIVAGLEKRNRLLNPKEREIVAYHEMGHALVAMALPGVDPVHKVSIIPRGIGALGYTIQRPTEDRFLMTLEELQDKMAVLLGGRAAEKIVFGHLSTGAADDLAKVTDIARAIVTRYGMSEKLGHVALEKDRRSFLATDQPYYGPQERSYSDKTAAAVDEEVRRVVDETFDRTVDLLTQRRDLLERTARRLLEKETLDEREIRELVGEADDPAPLDENEQVTV; encoded by the coding sequence ATGGAAATGAACAAGAAAACGCAGTTCAACATCTGGTACTGGATCGCCGCCTTCTTCATCATGTTGGCCTTCCAGTACCTGTTCACGACCGCCACGCAGGTGGCGCAGATTCCCTACAGCCAGTTCGAGACTTATCTCGACCAGAACCGGATCGCGGAAGTGGCCGTATCGGACCGCTTCATCCAGGGCCGCTTCACGGAGCCGGTGGATGGCCGTCCGATGTTCGTCACCACCCGCGTCGAGCCCGACCTCGCGCGGCGGCTCCAGGAGCACGGCGTCGTCGTCACCGGGCAGATCGAGAGCACCTTCCTGCGTGACTTGCTCTCTTGGGTGCTGCCGGTGGCGCTCTTCGTCGGCATCTGGATGTTCATGCTCAGGCGCATGGGTGGCGGCCTCGGCGGCGGACTGATGCAGATCGGCAAGTCCAAGGCCAAGGTTTACGTCCAGTCCGACACCGGCGTGACCTTCGCGGATGTGGCGGGCGTCGACGAAGCCAAGGACGAACTCAAGGAGATCGTCGACTTCCTGAAGGACCCGCAGGGCTACGGCCGCTTGGGCGGGCGCATGCCGAAAGGCATCCTGCTCGTCGGCCCGCCCGGCACGGGCAAGACCCTGCTCGCGAGGGCCGTGGCGGGCGAGGCGGGCGTACCATTCTTTTCGATCTCCGGTTCCGAGTTCGTGGAGATGTTCGTCGGTGTCGGCGCCGCGCGCGTGCGCGACCTCTTCGAGCAGGCCCGCGCCAAGGCCCCGGCCATCATCTTCATCGACGAACTCGACGCGCTTGGCCGCGCCCGCGGCATCGGCCCGATGGCTGGCGGCCACGACGAGAAGGAGCAGACGCTCAACCAACTCCTCGTCGAGCTGGACGGGTTCGATTCCTCGACCGGTCTCGTGCTGCTTGCCGCCACCAACCGCCCGGAAATCCTCGACCCGGCGCTGCTGCGCGCCGGCCGCTTCGACCGGCAGGTGCTGGTCGACCGGCCTGACAAGGCTGGCCGCGTGCAGATCCTGAACGTGCATCTCAAGAAGGCCAGGCTCGCCCCGGATGTCGAGCCGGAGAAGATCGCGGCGCTCACCCCCGGCTTCACCGGCGCCGACCTCGCCAATCTGGTCAACGAGGCGACGCTGCTTGCGACCCGCCGCAAGGCCGACGCCGTGACGATGGACGACTTCAACAATGCGGTGGAGCGCATCGTCGCCGGCCTTGAAAAGCGCAACCGGCTGCTCAATCCGAAGGAGCGCGAGATCGTCGCCTATCACGAGATGGGGCATGCCCTGGTGGCGATGGCGCTGCCGGGCGTCGATCCGGTCCACAAGGTCTCGATCATCCCGCGCGGCATCGGCGCGCTGGGCTACACCATCCAGCGGCCGACCGAGGACCGCTTCCTGATGACGCTCGAAGAATTGCAGGACAAGATGGCGGTGCTGCTCGGCGGCCGGGCAGCGGAGAAGATCGTGTTCGGCCATCTCTCGACCGGCGCGGCGGATGACCTCGCAAAGGTCACCGACATCGCCCGCGCCATCGTCACCCGCTACGGCATGTCGGAAAAACTCGGCCATGTCGCGCTTGAGAAGGACCGGCGATCCTTCCTTGCCACCGACCAGCCCTATTACGGGCCGCAGGAGCGCAGCTATTCCGACAAGACGGCTGCGGCCGTAGACGAGGAGGTACGCCGGGTGGTCGACGAGACGTTCGACCGGACCGTCGACCTGTTGACGCAACGCCGGGACCTGCTTGAACGAACCGCCCGCCGGCTGCTGGAAAAGGAAACGCTCGACGAGCGGGAGATACGGGAGCTTGTCGGCGAGGCGGACGACCCCGCCCCGTTGGATGAAAATGAGCAGGTTACAGTCTAG
- a CDS encoding LysR family transcriptional regulator, translating into MDRIDLFRIFSRVVECASFTRAADTLGMPRSSVSAAVQELEGRVGARLLHRTTRKVAPTQDGAAFYERCQRVIADVEDTENLFRQASSQPSGRLRIDVPGRIGRLVIAPALAEFLDLYPQIDIDLGVTDRAVNLMEDGMDCVLRVGPLSDSALVARPIGTLALTNVASPAYLARHGTPLAPGDLGQHWAVNYASPSSGRVEAWEWVEDGALRTAPLRGRVTVNSAEAYIACCLAGLGLIQIPAYDVRGYIDAGDLVEVMPDYRAEPMPMTLLYPHRQGLPRRAQIFAAWLEDLLKRHPEV; encoded by the coding sequence GTGGACCGCATCGACCTTTTCCGTATCTTCAGCCGCGTCGTCGAATGTGCGAGCTTCACGCGCGCGGCCGACACGCTCGGCATGCCTCGCTCGTCCGTCTCGGCGGCTGTGCAGGAGCTGGAAGGGCGTGTGGGCGCGCGCCTGCTGCATCGCACCACACGCAAGGTCGCACCCACGCAGGACGGAGCGGCCTTCTACGAACGGTGCCAGCGGGTGATCGCGGATGTGGAGGACACGGAAAATCTGTTTCGACAGGCGTCGTCGCAACCTTCGGGACGGCTGCGCATCGATGTTCCCGGTCGGATCGGACGCCTGGTTATCGCACCGGCGCTTGCGGAGTTTCTTGACCTCTACCCACAGATAGACATCGACCTTGGAGTTACCGATCGCGCGGTGAACCTGATGGAAGATGGTATGGATTGCGTGCTTCGGGTCGGTCCGTTGAGCGATTCCGCGCTGGTTGCCCGCCCGATCGGCACATTGGCGCTGACCAATGTTGCAAGCCCCGCTTACCTGGCGCGCCATGGAACACCCCTGGCGCCGGGCGATCTCGGGCAGCATTGGGCGGTTAACTATGCTTCTCCCTCAAGCGGCCGAGTGGAGGCTTGGGAATGGGTGGAAGACGGCGCCCTGCGCACGGCGCCGCTGCGCGGGCGTGTCACGGTGAACAGCGCAGAAGCATATATCGCGTGCTGCCTTGCCGGCCTCGGCCTGATCCAGATTCCGGCTTACGACGTGCGAGGCTACATCGATGCCGGCGATCTGGTCGAGGTCATGCCCGACTATCGCGCCGAGCCCATGCCGATGACATTGCTCTATCCACACAGGCAGGGTCTCCCTCGCCGGGCGCAGATTTTCGCCGCCTGGCTCGAGGACCTGCTGAAGCGGCATCCGGAGGTGTGA
- a CDS encoding SDR family oxidoreductase, translating to MADHSIKGKTVIIAGGAKNLGGLIARDLAAHGAKAIAIHYNSAATKADADATVAAVKAAGAEAVAIPADLTTAGAVETLFSDAVAAIGRPDIAINTVGKVLKKPIAETTEAEYDEMSAVNAKSAFFFIKEAGKHLNDNGKLVTLVTSLLGAFTPFYATYAGTKAPVEHFTRAASKEFGERGISVTAIGPGPMDTPFFYGQESADAQAYHKTAAALSPFSKTGLTDIEDIVPYIRFLVSDGWWMTGQTILVNGGYTTK from the coding sequence ATGGCCGATCACAGCATCAAGGGTAAAACCGTCATCATCGCCGGCGGGGCAAAGAACCTGGGCGGGTTGATCGCACGCGATCTTGCCGCGCATGGCGCGAAAGCCATCGCCATCCATTACAACAGCGCGGCCACGAAGGCCGATGCCGACGCAACGGTGGCCGCGGTCAAGGCAGCCGGAGCCGAAGCCGTCGCCATCCCGGCAGACCTGACGACAGCGGGCGCCGTCGAGACATTGTTCAGCGATGCCGTCGCCGCGATCGGCAGGCCGGACATCGCCATCAACACGGTCGGCAAGGTCTTGAAGAAGCCGATCGCCGAGACGACCGAAGCAGAGTACGACGAGATGAGCGCGGTGAACGCCAAGAGCGCATTCTTCTTCATCAAGGAAGCCGGCAAGCACCTCAATGACAACGGCAAGCTCGTGACGCTCGTCACCTCGCTGCTTGGGGCCTTCACGCCCTTCTATGCGACCTACGCCGGCACGAAGGCCCCCGTCGAACATTTCACGCGCGCAGCTTCGAAGGAGTTCGGCGAGCGCGGGATTTCAGTAACGGCGATCGGCCCCGGCCCGATGGATACTCCCTTCTTTTACGGTCAGGAAAGCGCCGATGCGCAGGCCTATCACAAGACCGCGGCGGCGCTCTCGCCCTTCTCGAAGACGGGCCTGACCGATATCGAGGACATCGTTCCCTATATCCGCTTCCTGGTCTCGGACGGGTGGTGGATGACCGGCCAGACCATCCTGGTCAATGGCGGCTATACGACCAAGTAG
- a CDS encoding zinc ABC transporter substrate-binding protein translates to MAISRRIIGALAFAAVIASPGGNAFAEPLRVVASFSIIGDFAAQVGGDLIELQTLVGPNGDAHAYEPRPGDAAALARADVVLTNGLELEGFLDRLITASGTKGQIVTLTDGVPAIDEPGGGHYHFVNGKAIFHAGAVNAHAWQSVPNAKLYVGNIRDAFCRADAAGCHSYTDRADACLAALDSLDRDIRDTLATLPEGRRTVVVGHDAFGYFEQEYGIRFLSPQGISTASEASAADVAGLIEEMRTADVRAIFAENISDSRLVERIASEVGVQLSGTLYSDALSPADGPAPGYIAMMRHNLALLAKALSAG, encoded by the coding sequence ATGGCCATTTCAAGACGGATAATCGGTGCCCTCGCCTTTGCGGCCGTGATTGCATCGCCCGGCGGGAATGCCTTCGCCGAGCCGCTTCGCGTCGTTGCCAGCTTCTCGATCATCGGCGATTTCGCCGCACAGGTGGGCGGCGACCTTATCGAACTTCAAACGCTTGTCGGCCCGAATGGCGACGCCCATGCCTATGAGCCACGCCCAGGGGACGCCGCGGCCCTTGCACGGGCGGATGTGGTCCTTACCAACGGGCTGGAGCTGGAAGGCTTTCTGGATCGGCTGATCACCGCCAGCGGCACGAAGGGGCAGATCGTGACGCTGACCGATGGCGTGCCGGCGATCGATGAACCGGGTGGCGGCCACTACCATTTCGTCAACGGTAAAGCGATCTTCCATGCCGGCGCGGTGAATGCCCATGCGTGGCAGTCGGTACCCAATGCCAAGCTCTATGTGGGCAATATCCGCGACGCCTTCTGCCGGGCCGACGCAGCCGGATGCCACTCCTACACGGACAGGGCCGACGCCTGTCTTGCGGCGCTGGACAGCCTGGATCGCGATATTCGCGATACACTGGCAACGCTGCCGGAAGGACGCCGCACCGTCGTCGTGGGGCATGACGCCTTCGGCTACTTCGAACAGGAATATGGAATCCGCTTCCTGTCTCCGCAGGGTATCTCCACGGCGTCCGAAGCCTCCGCCGCCGACGTGGCTGGGCTGATCGAGGAGATGCGCACAGCCGACGTCCGGGCGATCTTTGCCGAGAACATCAGCGACTCCAGACTTGTCGAAAGGATTGCATCGGAGGTGGGTGTGCAGCTCTCCGGCACGCTCTATTCCGATGCCCTGTCGCCGGCCGACGGCCCCGCGCCGGGCTACATCGCCATGATGCGGCACAATTTGGCCCTCCTGGCGAAAGCCCTGTCCGCCGGTTGA
- a CDS encoding phosphogluconate dehydrogenase C-terminal domain-containing protein — protein sequence MTSIALFGAGGKMGYRLASNLKGSRFDVRHVEPSEAGAKRLKDGLGFDCVPAEAALEGAEVVVLAVPDTLIGKVASGIEKNLKPGTIVVVLDAAAPFAGHLPDRPDLTYFVTHPCHPPIFNDETDMDAKRDFFGGIAAKQHITSALMQGPEEHYALGEEVAKVIWAPVMRSHRVTVEQMALLEPGLSETVCASLLVAMKEAMDEVVARGVPKEAARDFLLGHMNVLGSVIFEETPGVFSDACNKAIEFGKPMLMRDDWKRVFEPEELAASIRRIT from the coding sequence ATGACTTCGATCGCCCTGTTCGGCGCCGGTGGCAAGATGGGCTACCGTTTGGCCAGCAACCTCAAAGGCTCGCGCTTCGACGTGCGCCATGTCGAGCCCAGCGAAGCCGGCGCAAAGCGCCTCAAGGACGGTCTGGGCTTCGATTGCGTGCCTGCGGAAGCCGCGCTCGAAGGCGCCGAAGTCGTCGTGCTGGCCGTACCGGACACGCTGATCGGCAAGGTTGCCAGTGGCATCGAGAAAAACCTGAAGCCCGGCACCATCGTCGTCGTGCTCGATGCGGCCGCCCCCTTCGCCGGCCACCTGCCCGACCGCCCGGACCTGACCTATTTCGTGACCCATCCGTGCCATCCGCCGATCTTCAACGACGAGACGGACATGGATGCCAAGCGTGACTTCTTCGGTGGCATCGCCGCCAAGCAGCATATCACTTCCGCCCTGATGCAGGGCCCCGAAGAGCATTATGCGCTGGGTGAGGAAGTTGCCAAGGTGATCTGGGCGCCGGTCATGCGCTCGCACCGCGTTACCGTCGAGCAGATGGCCCTTTTGGAGCCGGGCTTGTCCGAAACCGTGTGCGCCAGCCTGTTGGTAGCGATGAAGGAAGCCATGGACGAGGTCGTGGCGCGCGGCGTGCCGAAGGAGGCCGCCCGCGACTTCCTACTGGGCCACATGAACGTGCTCGGCTCCGTGATCTTCGAGGAGACCCCCGGCGTGTTCTCCGATGCCTGCAACAAGGCCATCGAGTTCGGCAAGCCGATGCTGATGCGCGACGACTGGAAGCGCGTCTTCGAACCGGAAGAGCTGGCCGCCTCCATCCGGCGCATCACCTGA